The genomic segment CAACACAATGAACAGCAATGCAAGAACCAGGTTCCTCACGAAACTTAATTTTCACAAGACTTAACCAGTCATCAACTATCTGGTTGGATGGTGGTGCACCATCATCAAATGGCCAATCCTAAATCAAGagtatgtaaatattttagattttaactATAAATACTGtacaaataattctaaatttcTAACACCTAAATGTTTTCAACAGCATTTTAACATGCATAAATGTTTTATGAAACCCCACTGtcaatgaaatgcaaataaatgctGAATCTTTATATATAAAGCTCCTTTACTACTTTCAAACCTCTGCTTAGCTTTCAcccttatttggaaattaagaTATTGGATAATTTTGTCACAACTTTAATGATTAAGCCTTTGGAAATAGGTGGTTTATCTGAATAAATGTTTGTAGCACACTGTCAAATATGTAGGACTATTAAATACTTACAAGAACATGTATGCCTTCTTTCTCCACAAGAGTAGTGTCGTAAGTTGCTTCACATACTCTTACTATTGTAGTAACTCCATACTTCTTGAGTTCCTGGAtaaaacatacataaagaaaCATTTAGTGTGGTCTTTATTAACCACATCACAACGGTTTGCCATTTGTCATTCTGATATCTCTGCTAGATATTGCTAACAAAAAATCATGGAATGAATAATATAACCTGTATGTTTAACAGACAAGGGTACTCTTGTTCTAAATAATATTACAATGGCACAAAAGGAAGACGGAATGTTAAATATCACATACATTTCTAGttaagtagtttaaaaaaaaaatctgtggccTGTCATATACTAGAGTTGCTTATAGTCGTAGCTATATTGGCTAGATAGAGATGGAGCATTAACAAAGAAGattagaagaaattcagagataAATGAATCACTCCTGACTCTAAGTAATCTTGAGTCAAGTAAACTTGACTCAATTATAATTATTAACTCCTTCAACTTCTGTTCATTCGCAGTACACAATGAGTAATTTAGAGCCTTAAAAGTAGACTCAAGGATTCTAAAATACCCCAAAATACAGTGTTTAAAAAACTCTACCCCACTTAACACTACAGGCTTTATGTCCCATATTGTATTATGACAAATAACTAATAGCattcaaaaaaatacataaatggtaatcaaaaataaaagtatattcttATGATCTGGGAGGGCTTTTTATTGTTTCTGAGCatctatagatatttataaaataaaatgtgcaggcatccaaataaattatttaggaTTATATTCCTTTTATTCAAAAGAGGAAGGCAGTGACAACAGTTTCGGATATCTAGCAACTAACAAGTAGAATTAATAGTTGAAAATTGGGTTCTAAGGTTCATATGGGGTTTAAGACAGAAACTAAGCTTGGTTTATGGTATTAGTGATTATGCTAAGCAGATATATGAACAATTCCTATGTGGCAGCCTTTCTCCTTACAAGTGAGAGCTATGCTGTTACACTTGTCCACATATAAATTTAAACAAACTTCGATAAATGGACTAGATCTTATAAATTCAAATTAACCAAGTACATGTCcttgaaatgtataaaataatttacttctAACCTAAAGAAGATACTGGTTATTTCATTTCTGGGAATTGAAACTGCAGATATACCATctcaaattttccaaaatattaggTTGATAAAAGCCCCCTATTTAAACTACAATTAATTAAAGACATTAAGAAGCAGCAAACCTACCTCTATGAATTTGTTTAAGGTCGCATTGGTTGGGTTGTGTGTAATAAGAAATCTCATATTCTTGTATGTGACTTCCACAGGAGCTGGGCGGTTCATTCGAGCCATGtcaatttagtttaaaaaaaactcaatagggttataaaacaatttaaaaattgaatacaGAAATGATGCAAAGAAACTGAGTCTACTTCAGTATACTCCACTTGAAATGCTCAGTGCTTTGAGTATGAAGTTGGGAGAAATGGGAAATGAAATGAACCTCCTAACAAGAAGCAGCAATTCTTCAATCCAGTAATACTGAGGCAATAGAAAGGAAGTGCACTGAGGTTTACCCCATCCAGGTCAGAACTCTTGTAAAATGCTCTGTGGATTTCAATTCAACACTTCTGTGTCCAGGTTAACCACTCTTACAGGGGCTTCTTGGTGGAGTAGTAATGAATTTCTACAGTTCACTTGTCTGCATAGAGGTCGTGCTGTGCCTGGCAGTAATCTCCACTGCCCTTCAGAAACTCCATAAATGTGTGACCAAGAACACCACAGAACTGCtgttaagaagaaaaagagagagagagaaaaaaagttgttTTCCTATTCAAAAGGAACACGTTATGCTTTACATAAGTACCAACAATCTTTTCAAATTTGGGGTCCGAGTCACCTTTTCAACTTTTCAAGAGTGAGCAAAAttacatcaataaaacaaaatccaagaTTAAATTGAAATTACTCATCTACTAAAAAGGCCCCACAAGGAATTGCACTGTTACATTTGGTGAATATCCCTTATACATATTCTTCTATTATtccttttaacagtttttttctaactgataaaatatttttacatacttCATGAAAACAAGCTATTAGTCCTTGCAGAATTTACTTCCTCTTCCAAAGATTTAACCAATATattcttaagaggaaaaaaagtggTTTTCAAAATGCTGCCATAGAAACTGTACCTCATTTGATTCTCAACTTACTAATTTATCATTCCCTTTTAACAGATTTTCCTCATCTGAATCTTAATTTACTGTGTGAAGTATTATATAGATGTCATGtttataaattcaaaaagttCCCATTTGTAAGTATAAGATATTCATAATTTTTTACTCTATGATAATACTTCATTccaaaaacaaaatttcacttaTCTAGCCggtatcaatcaatcaatcaatcaatctttGACTCAAATTGCCCTTAAGGAACAGGATCAGTTTTATGCCAGTATCAAACATTAAGTGAATATTCATAGTGTTATTTTCAGAATATGTACAGAAAAAGTATAGATGTTAATGTCTGGCTTCTTCCAAGCAGTGTATAAGGACATACTTGGGAGTAAAGGGAGAACTGAGAAATAGTAATAGCAGATTGCCAAGAGCACCAAGTGCCAGCCACTGCCCCAGACACTTTGTATGTATGGTATTAATATGCTCAAGGGTGAACTACCAAATTAAATAACAAATGTTAACAAAATGTTCCATCAGTTCTCTTTGCTTaaatttaagcatttaaaaaggTTTAAAATTAAACTCAAACTATGTGCTCCTATTTTCATTTCACATCTTTAAATAGAGTCCCACACAAGCTACCATTTCTGTAATTACTCTAGAAATCATTCATACATATGGAGATCTAAGCAGATCACAGAAAACATCAAGTCAAAAACCAAGTTCATTTCATCTGTCAAAACAAAGGTACTGGCCTCAATAGCCATTTCTTAAAAGGTTGTCCTAAAAGGGAGGTGATTTTCGATTATTCCAAATTTGTTCATATGAGCCCTCAGAGGTTGCTAGTTCATCTACTTCATAGCTGGGTTAAAAAATGAGTTAGGTACATCATCATTGAAGACTTCACTCTATTACAGCAACACAGACTAATGTGGAAATAATTTCCAGAAATTATCATAGTGGACTATACTTTCACCTCAAATTCTGTATGTTACTCCCTTACTTCCCTAGAATAAAAAGCGTATCCTGGCACTTTCCCGATGATATACAATGAAAGTCATCTGTAAAGCTGTTAAGGACAGTGACACGTATCTCAGTATTCTGACTTCCAAGTACAGTACTATTTTTTTTCAACTAAAAGCCCACTCATGAGAGTATTTCACACCACTACTTCCATATTTAACAGCTAAAATTTCTGTGGCAGCCGAATCTGTCCATATCCCTTCATGTAAGCAGTTTCatcaggaaggagagaaagcaaTATAGAAATAATTCATTTAGTGAACTGGTTATCTTTGCTGAGTGGAGCCACCCAGTGGCTGGGGGAGACTTCTACCAGAGCAGCAGTAATCCCTAACCTAACATCATCTGGTTAGTCCAAGACATCCCCCCATTCCCAATTTCTTTGTCACAGAAAAAACTACCCACCGAAAGCCAATTTGGAAAGACCAAGGAATTCGCCCCCCCACCCAAATGCTCAGGTGCAGATAATCACAATAATGTATACATGGGGGAAAAGCAATTTCGGTGCATTAACTTAAATCGGTTTGTCAGCCTCAGCGTCAAGGCAACATCTGCATAGCTGCTTTGTCAAACGGCTTGTTGGGAGTGCTTGTTCCGCATCTACCTACATCTTAGGGAATCCATCTAGTGTACAGCACGTGTAAATTGCTGCTTCCTTTGGGAAATGATGTAGCTTTTGTATTTTTTGATTTACTGCCACCAAACAAAACTCATGCAAAAAGTAACAGGAAGCACTGCCTCCGAATCTGGATCCCAAGTAGATCAACAGTGCAAAGAACAACTCAATCCTCGAACACTAGAGGCTTCCACGGGCAAAAGGTAAACCTCGGAAtcctggctctggttggctacTGTTGCTACAAGCCACCACAAGGCAACACCACATCACACCAAGGATTTCAGGAGTTCCGAATAGCCCCCGATTCAAAGGCGCCACCCAGAGTCATTCCAAGACTGGCAGGGGAAATGCCTGCTGGCGCCCGGCTGGGGACTCCTCAGCTGCAGGACAACAGGAGCCCTGGCGGTTTCCAAGGCGCTCAGACCCGGGCCATTTCTCCACCGACTTGTCCCAGAGACAGGACAAGACTAGACTTGTTCTCATTATCCAGAGCCCGAAGTGGGGCGTTCAATCTGGAACAGCTCGAATTACCAGGTGGAGCCTAGGGAGCAGGGCGGGGCAGGGAGTCGGTCTCCGCACCCAGCCGAGCCCCGCGTCGGCCGCCGCTCGGCGCCCGCGGCTCCGGGACCCGCCTGCGGCGCCCCTTGTCCGCGCCGCAATCACGGGTTCGCGCCGCACCTTCGGTCAGGAGCGGATGCCGAGGCCATTTTGTTGGAGGCGCGGGCCCCGACCCCGGAGAAGGGGAGTGGACGCCCCAGGCTCCTGTTCCGCGCGGCCGCCTCCCGGGAGACCGTTACCAGCCCCGCCGGGCCTGCCGGCacaccgccgccgccgcgcccgcTCCGCATCCGGCGCCGCAGTGACACGCGCAGCCCTCGCCCCACCCCGGGCCACGTCTCCAGCTCCCCGGGCGGGCCGCGCGCGTTCGGCCGAACAAAGGGGCCTGGGACGCCGCGGGGCCCGTAGGCGCGCCGGCCGGAGGGCCGAGGGCGGAGGCGGCGATCACAAAGCGGCTTTTGTGCCGCCCCGCCCGGCCCGCTGCGGCGGCCGAGGCGCCTCCGCCCGCCCGCACCGCCCCCACCTCCGCAGGCACTAGGAAGCCGGTGCCTCTGGCGGCCGCCCGCCGCACCGCAGCCCCAGGGCCGTGGCCCGCCCGGGGCGCCGGGGAGAGGACGCCGGGTTCCGAACAAAGGCGCCGCTGGAGATGGGGGGGCGGTCGCGGAAACCCCGCTCGAGAGGCGGCGGAGCGACGGATACTCACAGGAATATGTTTACTCATTGAAGATTGTGGCCTAATCATACAGTCGGTCCCGAGGCGGCGGCGACAcaggcggtggcggcggcggctgcaGGGCAGGGGGCAGCGGTGGTCGTCGCGGGGCGGCGGCGGCTGTACAGGCGGCGGCGGGGGCACCAGACTCTACCATGCAGTGAGCGGCTCCGAGGAGAGCGCGTCGCCGAGCCGGCCCGCAGTCGACGGAGCCAATGCGCGCGCCGAGGCGCTCTTGCGTCACAAGCCCTCCTCTTTATAGCCGGCGCGACGTGCAAACCCCCAGCCGCCAATCGCGGCCGGGCCTGAGGCGGACGCCGCCGAGCGGGGGCGAAGGCCCGCCCCCCGCGGACGTCACGGCGCGGCGGCCGCCGCCGGTGTGAACCGGTTGATGAATGGAGAAGCGCGGGAGTGGGAGCGTCTCCCGGGCAGGGGAGGGCCGGGCCGAGTGGGGCCCGCGGGAGGACGACGCCTGAGGTGGGCCGGGATGAGAGCGGGCGAGGGTTCCGGTCTCCCGACTGGAGGGACTCACGCGGAGGAGGGCACGCATGTCACGTGGGAGGCTTGAAGTTTGCCCCAAACTTAAAACGCAATCCCTTCAGCGCAGGAACCGGGTCTCAGCCCCGACCCTGTTCTCTTCCGCCTTAAGTCAAACCGCAGTCGCCTTTGCCAGGGTTTACCTTGGCACCTGCGCCCCTACGATCTCTGTCATCAAATAACATTAATGTCGCACGACCGCTGTGCCCCATGACTCAACACCTTGAATGTCACGGCCTTATGCTCGGACCAGGTGAACGCTTGTCGCTGGGGGCACTTTCCAGCGGGGAGAGACGTGTCTTCGCGAACTTAATCCTATGGAAGACCGGAGACTGTCCTGGGATGCGCACAGGCCCTTCTTTGCTCGGATTATCTTTCCTGGTCCCGCCTCCACACTACATACGCGGGCCGCCGCCGTTGGCTCAGTTGTGGGATTTCGAAATCACATGCATCCTTTGTACTACTGCTCACTTAGTGTGTTGTCACAGATAATGAAAGGTTAGTCACTGCTAAAAAGGAAgcgttttaaaaaattaatcttcgGTTGTGTCACGGGCTGATGTGATTCCTTGCGTCAAAGCTAAAGCtctccttttctgtttattttcagtccTGTTGTTCCACTGTCTTCGTAATCTAGGTCATTAAGAAGTAAAATCTTATTACGAGCTGTTATTGCTACGCAAGGGCAACTCTATCGTTTGTAATCGGAAAAccctttctctgctttctgtAAGTAGTGAACAGGACTTTTACCTGCTTTGAAGAACTCCATTTTCTGCTAACACTGAggctttttgtttgctgttttcacTGAGCAGTAGATTGGAGAGGACTTTAAGGATCAGATTGTTTGCTGGGGCAGAATACTTAGTTGCTTAGGATTTATTAGAGACTGTGGATGAATTGAGAAACTGCATGCAGTTATTCAACTTTCTTAAAAGCATActttgtaaacttttttttttcaaagggtCAGGTTTTTACAGAAACAAAAGTcagttatcttcattttaaagagaGTGCTCACCTAGGAAACTTTGGAAATGCATCAAAATCACGGCAAACTAAAGACTTGAGAAACATATTATGCCCCTTCACAGATAAACTACAAAAggaacaaagatttaaaaagttttaagtcCTAAAAAACTATAggaggatttaaaagaaaaatcttggcATGAGAGGGGCCTTTCTAAATAGGTCAGGAACTCAAgtctcaaagaaaaaaacagatttcattatataaaaattagaaacttcTTTATGGCAAAAGACTTAGGACAAAGTTAAAATATGAAGGTttcactgggagaaaatattggcaatGTATCCTGGGCAGAATTAACATCATAGTGAATAAAAAGCTTGCCCAATGTACACAATagtgtaattaaaaaatacattttcagtcAGCTACTTTCACCCCAAAAGCTGGCCACAACAATGATACTAATTGGAATAGTGAAAGTTTTTCATGCAATGACTTctcaaaaaatgaatttgttgGTACAAGATATAAATTCAACAAATGGTAGGCAGAGCCAAATCACTATTAGCCAGTTTTCTTGTGGAAATTTTTTGTGGATACAAATTGTGGGTTTTGTGATCCACAGATCCTGTAATTACCATAAGCAGGGCTGATGTGAAGTATCTAGTCAGTTCTCATCAAGCTCTAAAAGCTGGGCTCAAACCCACCAGCGAACTAATCAGCTTCCAGAGGTCTTAGCCTTGTTCTGCTCTGTAAAGGAGAGTTCATGGATAATAAACTGGAGAAAACTAGCTATGGAGAGAAAGGATGGGctttaaacaatatataaatgtggTCTTTCTGCCCAGCTTACTAAATTCTCTCAGGGTATTCAAGGGGCTGCCACTGTGGCAGCTGCAGTGTTTATATGTGTCCGGTACCATTGTGGTCACAGCCGCGCTGAGGGTTTCTGCTCTACTGAGCCCAGTGGTTTTAAACTGCTCATTCTTGGAGAACAGTAGTTAATCCCGACATTGGTCAAGAGACTCCTGTGGTCTGGGGAGTCATGAACCTCTACAGATTTGCATTTGCAACATCAGCACTGGTGCTTCATAGCGGACGGTCTCCAGACAGAGCCCACAGGCTTCCAAATAGTAGTCCAGATACTCagaggtaagagaaaaaaaacctctgAAAGCCATTGCTTACTCTAACCTCCAGAAGAAGCCCTAGGATGGAAGACTTCTCCTGACAGACAAGATGCCCAGCTGTATTACTTTTCTCACCAAAATGTGTCCTGGCGCTTATCATGGTAGGCAGGACTTTTcatcagcaaattcaaaatgcaAAAGTAAACAGCTGGGAGATAAAAAAGTCTCCGAGAGCCTTATGAAGATCTTTGTGGAAGATGAAACACTACAGAAGACAGTGTAAATCAGCAAATCCTGATGATGAAGAACAGAAATACTTAAAAGGGTAGCAGATCTAGTAAATACTGAATCATTTCAGTTAAAACAGATACATAAAAGGAATGGAGGATTTCATCCCTTTCAATTTCCTCAGCTTGACTAAGGCTATGAATGGTCAGTTGGGGCTATGAAGAAGCCTGttaagaaaaaacattcaacatagTAAGAGTATTGCCGCTGCAGTGATAGATCAAATGTGACCGTGAACCCAGAAAAAAAACATGAGATTGAGTGATATGTTAAATATACTTAATAGAGGCAAATAACTTACGGGGTGTCTGGATACTAGTGCAGAGGATGATCTTAAATATCTTCCCATGTTTGAGAAGTGTCCTAAAAATTCAGGGATACAATTAGGGCTTCTGTCAACATTATAAAAGTTTATTCTCCTTTTGCTGTTATAGAACAGCCTATTTTACATCCAAAGTTAATCTTGTgtgattataaaaatgtttaaaaatgcagAGTATACTTAAATTTCTGTGCACATATAATTGTATGAAATGTTTAAAGCATGCTGTTAAAAAGTGACTTGTCTTCCCTGAAGGCATCAATTTAAAGTTTTATCAAGTCTTTTTTCATATctattaaaactattttattaagAATAGCTGATGtataacatattagtttcaggt from the Manis javanica isolate MJ-LG chromosome 16, MJ_LKY, whole genome shotgun sequence genome contains:
- the LOC140846704 gene encoding uncharacterized protein; translated protein: MIRPQSSMSKHIPQFCGVLGHTFMEFLKGSGDYCQAQHDLYADK
- the PTP4A1 gene encoding protein tyrosine phosphatase type IVA 1, which encodes MARMNRPAPVEVTYKNMRFLITHNPTNATLNKFIEELKKYGVTTIVRVCEATYDTTLVEKEGIHVLDWPFDDGAPPSNQIVDDWLSLVKIKFREEPGSCIAVHCVAGLGRAPVLVALALIEGGMKYEDAVQFIRQKRRGAFNSKQLLYLEKYRPKMRLRFKDSNGHRNNCCIQ